A single Sporomusaceae bacterium DNA region contains:
- a CDS encoding segregation/condensation protein A, which yields MSTAEYKVKLEAFEGPLALLMHLIDKNQVDIYDIPIAVVTEQYLDYIRAMEQFNIDVASEFLVMAATLLQIKSRMLLPKPPAAEQLAEEVDPRQELVQRLLEYRRFKQAAADLEEMLRKREQFIARPPGYFATKIVLPEGLKLDDLIEAFAAVWESAVDEFAFIAREEISVQDKMQDILLLLRKQGGRLEFAQTLIRSGSRTEMVTAFLALLELIRLKRIHIEQERSFGPIYLSLGEVVH from the coding sequence ATGAGCACCGCCGAATACAAGGTCAAGCTCGAAGCCTTCGAAGGCCCGCTGGCCCTTCTCATGCACCTCATCGACAAAAACCAGGTAGACATCTACGACATCCCCATCGCTGTCGTCACCGAGCAATACCTCGACTACATCCGGGCCATGGAACAATTCAACATCGACGTCGCCAGCGAATTCCTCGTCATGGCCGCCACGCTGCTGCAGATAAAATCGCGCATGCTGCTGCCCAAGCCGCCGGCCGCCGAGCAACTGGCCGAAGAAGTAGACCCGCGCCAGGAACTCGTGCAGCGGCTCCTGGAATATCGCCGCTTCAAACAGGCCGCCGCCGACCTCGAAGAAATGCTGCGCAAGCGCGAACAGTTCATCGCCCGGCCGCCCGGCTATTTCGCCACCAAAATCGTCCTGCCCGAGGGACTCAAGCTCGACGACCTCATCGAAGCCTTCGCCGCCGTTTGGGAAAGCGCTGTCGACGAATTCGCCTTCATCGCCCGCGAAGAAATAAGCGTCCAGGATAAAATGCAGGACATCCTCCTGCTCCTCCGCAAACAGGGCGGCCGGCTGGAATTCGCCCAAACCCTTATCCGCAGCGGTTCACGCACCGAAATGGTGACAGCCTTCCTGGCGCTCTTGGAACTAATCCGCCTCAAACGTATCCATATAGAGCAGGAACGGAGCTTCGGCCCCATCTACCTTAGCTTGGGAGAGGTCGTGCACTGA
- a CDS encoding ferritin family protein has translation MEVLDVKTALRTTLTQKQELVRDYQTFAEQIDNPEVAKLYRHFAEAEALHATQIKDKLAGLH, from the coding sequence ATGGAAGTGCTTGACGTCAAGACGGCCTTGCGCACGACTTTGACCCAGAAACAGGAATTGGTGCGTGACTATCAGACTTTTGCCGAGCAGATCGACAACCCCGAAGTCGCGAAGCTGTACCGGCATTTTGCCGAAGCGGAAGCGTTGCACGCCACCCAGATCAAGGATAAACTGGCCGGCTTGCACTGA
- a CDS encoding DUF2953 domain-containing protein, whose amino-acid sequence METWLAVWLATTLLVLALARLKLFISLSYRRQGEDDRLDIDVYALKKLISYHLEVPLVRLARRGGLPWPESVVDTPGGQTETRAGAEQRFTRNTWKIFRHHPRHWRYLMKQLRYYTRIYKRLITSILVAVACEKLSWRTCFGTGDAALTGISAGLLWQLKTQTYAYMQRRLKSVVRPAFRVSPHYAREGVEIELECIFSITLGNVINAIATAIRHLGRGNDRQWKNTQSKV is encoded by the coding sequence ATGGAGACTTGGCTGGCGGTATGGCTGGCGACGACGCTGCTTGTCCTTGCCCTGGCCCGGCTGAAGCTGTTCATCAGCCTGTCCTATCGGCGGCAGGGCGAAGACGACCGTCTCGACATCGACGTCTACGCCCTCAAAAAACTCATCAGCTACCACCTCGAAGTACCCCTCGTGCGGCTCGCGCGCCGCGGCGGCCTGCCATGGCCGGAATCGGTCGTCGACACGCCCGGCGGCCAGACCGAAACGCGCGCCGGCGCCGAACAGCGCTTTACCCGCAACACCTGGAAAATATTCCGTCACCATCCCCGCCATTGGCGCTATCTGATGAAACAGCTCCGTTACTACACCCGTATCTACAAGCGGCTGATCACGAGCATACTCGTCGCGGTTGCCTGCGAAAAGCTCTCCTGGCGGACCTGCTTCGGCACAGGCGACGCCGCCCTCACCGGCATCTCGGCTGGCCTGCTGTGGCAGTTGAAAACCCAGACCTACGCCTACATGCAGCGCCGGCTGAAAAGCGTCGTCAGGCCGGCCTTCCGGGTTTCGCCGCACTATGCCAGGGAAGGCGTCGAAATCGAACTCGAGTGTATATTCAGCATCACGCTGGGCAATGTTATTAACGCGATAGCGACAGCCATCCGGCACCTGGGAAGGGGGAACGACAGGCAGTGGAAGAACACCCAATCCAAAGTCTGA
- the ytfJ gene encoding GerW family sporulation protein, translating into MEEHPIQSLMKTAMESIKGMVDVNTIVGDAVETADGTVIIPISRVTFGFAAGGGDFETEETVQHDGHPFGGGSGAGVSVKPVGFLVCSPVNGIRFMPVEGNQIYDRLIDMVPQALTKIQEIMRSRDAQDEFDELAETAETQGANHQPSM; encoded by the coding sequence GTGGAAGAACACCCAATCCAAAGTCTGATGAAAACGGCCATGGAAAGCATCAAAGGGATGGTTGACGTAAACACCATCGTCGGCGACGCCGTGGAAACAGCCGACGGCACCGTCATCATCCCGATTTCGCGCGTCACTTTCGGCTTCGCCGCAGGCGGCGGCGACTTCGAAACCGAAGAGACCGTCCAGCACGACGGTCATCCCTTCGGCGGCGGCAGTGGCGCCGGCGTCAGCGTCAAACCGGTAGGTTTTCTGGTGTGCTCGCCGGTAAACGGCATAAGATTCATGCCGGTGGAAGGCAATCAGATCTACGACCGGCTTATCGACATGGTCCCGCAGGCCCTCACGAAGATACAGGAAATCATGCGCAGCCGCGACGCGCAGGATGAGTTCGACGAGCTTGCCGAGACGGCCGAAACCCAAGGCGCAAACCATCAGCCAAGTATGTAG
- a CDS encoding FAD-dependent oxidoreductase, whose translation MVRVVVAGGGWAGCAAALAAAKAGAQVLLLERTDMLLGTGLVGGIYRNNGRYTAAEEATAMGGGDLFVAMDANARHRGISFPGHSHASLYDVSAMEPLVKKVLINYGITVRTTARVVDVLKYGRTLQALVIDDGEVVKGDVFVDTTGTAGPMGNCLKYGNGCAMCILRCPSFGPRVSVTARSQVKEIMGLKADGTYGAMSGSCKLNKDSLSAEIRDQLEREGAVVLPVPEHLVKSTSLGRKACSQYAIAEYAANLVLLDTGHAKLMTSYFPLEDLRTIPGLENARYEDPYAGGQGNSVRYLGIAPCGNNLKVDNVDNLFCGGEKAGIFVGHTEAIVTGLLAGHNAVRHCLDMSYLELPRTVASGDIIAFVHDQMATKDGLRLRYTFSGSAYFDRMKASGLYSADRGEIGDRVAKAGLTDVYGQCLV comes from the coding sequence ATGGTCAGAGTAGTGGTCGCCGGCGGCGGCTGGGCCGGGTGCGCAGCGGCCCTGGCTGCGGCCAAGGCTGGCGCCCAGGTGCTGCTTCTGGAGCGGACCGATATGCTCCTGGGAACAGGCCTGGTAGGGGGCATCTACCGCAACAACGGACGCTACACCGCCGCCGAGGAAGCGACGGCCATGGGGGGCGGCGATCTTTTTGTCGCCATGGATGCCAACGCCAGGCACCGGGGCATAAGCTTTCCCGGGCACAGTCATGCCTCGCTCTATGATGTCAGCGCCATGGAGCCGCTGGTGAAAAAAGTGCTGATAAACTATGGAATAACCGTACGGACAACAGCCAGGGTAGTGGACGTGCTAAAATACGGCCGCACGCTTCAGGCGCTAGTGATCGACGACGGCGAAGTCGTCAAAGGCGACGTCTTCGTGGACACCACCGGCACCGCCGGCCCGATGGGCAACTGCCTTAAATACGGCAACGGCTGCGCCATGTGTATCCTGCGCTGTCCGTCCTTCGGTCCCAGAGTAAGCGTCACCGCCCGCTCGCAGGTCAAAGAAATAATGGGCCTCAAAGCTGACGGAACGTATGGCGCCATGAGCGGCTCCTGCAAGCTCAACAAAGATTCGCTCAGCGCAGAAATCCGCGACCAACTGGAGCGAGAGGGGGCGGTTGTCTTGCCGGTGCCGGAGCACCTCGTCAAAAGCACCTCTCTCGGCCGCAAAGCCTGCTCGCAGTACGCGATCGCCGAATACGCCGCCAACCTTGTCCTGCTTGATACCGGCCACGCCAAACTCATGACATCCTACTTCCCGCTCGAAGACCTGCGCACCATCCCCGGACTGGAAAACGCCCGCTACGAAGACCCGTACGCCGGCGGCCAGGGCAACTCGGTCCGCTACCTCGGCATCGCACCCTGCGGCAACAACCTTAAAGTGGATAACGTCGACAACCTGTTCTGCGGCGGCGAAAAAGCGGGCATCTTCGTCGGCCACACCGAAGCGATCGTCACCGGCCTGCTCGCCGGCCACAACGCCGTCCGCCACTGTCTCGACATGTCCTACCTGGAGCTGCCGCGCACGGTCGCCTCGGGCGATATCATCGCCTTCGTCCACGACCAAATGGCTACAAAAGACGGGCTGCGCCTGCGTTACACATTTTCCGGCTCAGCCTACTTCGACCGGATGAAAGCCAGCGGACTCTACTCTGCCGACCGGGGCGAAATAGGCGACCGGGTGGCCAAAGCCGGCCTCACCGACGTATACGGCCAGTGCCTGGTGTGA
- the lysA gene encoding diaminopimelate decarboxylase: MNLHGTMRINEAGHLEIGGCDTVDLARQFGTPLYVMDEALLRDNCRAYVESFQKHYPNSEVIYASKVFSTMAMCRLVAEEDMGLDVVSGGELYTALASGFSPGRIYFHGNNKSPEELEMALEARVGRYVVDNFCEMDILNELARQRKTKAKILIRVSPGIDAHTHHYIKTGMIDSKFGLAIANGQALMGVEKALGMKNLEFKGIHCHIGSQIFDLNSYKEAAATMMAFVKEIKTKTGYACEELNLGGGLGIYYTEGDAPQPISELVALMTQTVREMAAAHNLPLPKIIVEPGRSIVGEAGVTLYTVGSVKDIPGIRKYVAVDGGMTDNPRPALYQAKYEAALANKMNVPGEETVSIAGKCCESGDMLIWDIELPPTVPGDILAVSSTGAYNYSMASNYNRNRRPAVVFASGGKAELVVKRESYEDLVRNDIVPERMQNKVACLA, encoded by the coding sequence ATGAACCTTCACGGCACAATGCGCATCAACGAGGCCGGCCATCTTGAAATCGGCGGCTGCGACACGGTGGACCTGGCCCGCCAGTTCGGCACCCCCCTCTACGTCATGGACGAAGCCCTGCTGCGCGATAATTGCCGCGCCTACGTCGAATCCTTCCAAAAACACTACCCGAACTCGGAAGTCATATACGCCAGCAAAGTCTTCTCCACCATGGCCATGTGCCGGCTGGTGGCCGAAGAGGACATGGGGCTCGACGTCGTCTCCGGCGGCGAACTCTACACCGCGCTGGCCAGCGGTTTCTCGCCCGGCCGCATCTACTTCCACGGCAACAACAAATCGCCCGAGGAACTGGAAATGGCCCTCGAGGCCCGCGTTGGCCGCTACGTCGTCGACAACTTCTGTGAAATGGATATCCTCAACGAACTTGCCCGCCAGCGCAAAACAAAAGCCAAAATCCTCATCAGGGTATCGCCCGGCATCGACGCCCACACCCACCATTACATCAAAACCGGCATGATCGACTCCAAATTCGGCCTCGCCATCGCCAACGGCCAGGCGCTGATGGGCGTCGAAAAGGCGCTCGGCATGAAAAACCTCGAATTCAAAGGCATCCATTGCCACATCGGCTCGCAGATCTTCGACCTCAACTCCTACAAAGAAGCGGCCGCCACCATGATGGCCTTCGTCAAAGAGATCAAAACCAAAACCGGCTACGCCTGTGAGGAACTCAACCTCGGCGGCGGTCTGGGCATCTACTACACCGAAGGCGACGCTCCCCAGCCGATTAGCGAACTCGTCGCCCTCATGACCCAAACGGTGCGCGAGATGGCAGCCGCCCACAACCTGCCCCTGCCGAAGATCATCGTCGAACCCGGCCGGTCGATCGTCGGCGAAGCCGGCGTCACCCTCTACACCGTCGGCTCGGTCAAAGACATTCCGGGGATCCGCAAATACGTGGCCGTCGACGGCGGCATGACCGACAACCCGCGTCCCGCCCTCTACCAGGCTAAATACGAAGCCGCCCTCGCCAACAAGATGAACGTCCCCGGCGAAGAAACCGTTTCCATCGCCGGCAAATGCTGCGAATCGGGCGACATGCTCATCTGGGACATCGAGCTGCCGCCGACCGTCCCTGGCGACATCCTCGCCGTATCCTCCACCGGCGCCTACAACTACTCCATGGCCAGCAACTACAACCGCAACCGTCGCCCGGCCGTTGTCTTCGCCAGCGGCGGCAAGGCCGAACTGGTCGTAAAACGGGAAAGCTACGAAGACCTCGTCCGCAACGATATTGTACCGGAACGGATGCAGAACAAAGTCGCCTGCCTGGCTTAA
- a CDS encoding spore maturation protein: MFALICELLSAWAIPLVLLLIPLAGYLRRVRVYEAFVEGASEGFQTAVRIMPFLVAMLVAVGVFRSSGALDDCVAALKPLLSLVGVPPELVPLAVMRPLSGTGALGMTTELLASEGPDSLVGRMASTILGSTDTTFYILTVYFGAAGIRNPRYAVIVGLAGDITGFFMSIYICRMLFIP; the protein is encoded by the coding sequence GTGTTCGCCCTCATCTGCGAGCTGCTTTCCGCCTGGGCAATCCCGCTCGTGCTCCTCCTCATCCCTCTGGCAGGCTACCTTCGACGGGTCAGGGTATACGAAGCCTTCGTCGAAGGGGCGTCCGAAGGCTTCCAGACCGCCGTGCGGATAATGCCCTTTCTAGTGGCGATGCTCGTGGCCGTCGGCGTCTTCCGCTCCTCAGGCGCGCTCGACGACTGCGTCGCCGCCCTTAAGCCGCTCCTGTCGCTTGTCGGCGTCCCGCCCGAGCTCGTGCCGCTCGCAGTCATGCGCCCCCTGTCGGGCACCGGCGCCCTCGGCATGACAACCGAACTCCTCGCCAGCGAGGGGCCCGACTCGCTCGTCGGCCGGATGGCCTCCACCATCCTCGGCAGCACCGACACCACCTTCTACATCCTTACCGTCTACTTCGGCGCCGCCGGCATCCGCAATCCCCGCTACGCGGTCATCGTCGGCCTGGCCGGCGACATTACGGGCTTTTTCATGTCGATATACATCTGCCGAATGCTGTTTATCCCATAA
- the scpB gene encoding SMC-Scp complex subunit ScpB has product MFYGHLKGHVEALLFASGNPVPANKLAQILEIDAENVAALVAELKQDMVAADRGLTILDVAGGYQLCSKPELAPIIDKLIEVQEARMSLAAMETLAIIAFKQPVTKLEIEHIRGVKVDGVVTTLAERGLIKEVGRKEAIGRPILYGTTDDFLKCFGLATLDDLPDLAELLNVEPPDELPEADE; this is encoded by the coding sequence ATGTTTTACGGACACCTTAAGGGCCACGTCGAAGCCCTGCTGTTCGCGAGCGGCAACCCCGTCCCCGCCAACAAGCTTGCCCAGATCCTTGAAATAGACGCCGAAAACGTCGCCGCGCTCGTCGCCGAACTCAAACAAGACATGGTCGCCGCCGACCGCGGGCTGACCATCCTCGACGTCGCCGGCGGTTACCAGCTGTGCAGCAAACCGGAGCTTGCGCCGATCATCGACAAGCTCATCGAAGTGCAGGAAGCCCGCATGTCGCTGGCTGCCATGGAAACGCTGGCCATCATTGCCTTCAAACAGCCGGTCACCAAACTGGAAATCGAACACATCCGCGGCGTAAAGGTCGACGGCGTTGTCACCACCCTCGCCGAGCGGGGCCTCATCAAAGAAGTCGGCCGCAAGGAAGCCATCGGCCGGCCGATACTCTACGGCACCACCGACGACTTCCTCAAATGCTTCGGCCTCGCCACCCTCGACGATCTGCCAGACCTGGCCGAACTGCTCAATGTAGAGCCCCCCGACGAACTCCCGGAGGCCGATGAATAA
- a CDS encoding site-2 protease family protein, translating into MFGFDPDMVFRIPALLIALTVHEYAHARAAVSLGDPTPRYAGRLTLNPIPHLDPIGLIMLWLFSFGWAKPVPINPFNLRNGRWGILSVSLAGPGANLVMAFISALVFSVVAKLHLGTPEIFKVIQWTFTYNLILAVFNLIPVPPLDGSQIISSFLPPRQADAFERIAPYGPFILMALVYLKIIGAVIYPVQAFLSSIITAIVAFIV; encoded by the coding sequence GTGTTTGGCTTTGACCCTGACATGGTATTTCGCATCCCCGCCCTGCTCATAGCCCTCACCGTGCACGAATACGCCCACGCCCGCGCCGCCGTATCCCTTGGCGACCCTACGCCGCGCTACGCCGGCCGGTTGACGCTCAACCCCATCCCCCACCTCGACCCCATCGGCCTCATCATGCTGTGGCTGTTCAGCTTCGGCTGGGCCAAGCCCGTCCCCATCAACCCCTTCAACCTCAGAAACGGCCGCTGGGGCATCCTGAGCGTCTCGCTGGCCGGACCGGGGGCCAACCTCGTCATGGCATTTATCAGCGCCCTTGTCTTCAGCGTCGTTGCCAAGCTGCACCTCGGCACCCCTGAAATATTCAAGGTAATCCAGTGGACGTTCACCTACAACCTCATCCTGGCCGTCTTCAACCTCATCCCCGTGCCGCCGCTCGACGGCTCGCAGATAATCTCCAGCTTTCTGCCGCCGCGCCAGGCCGACGCCTTCGAACGCATCGCCCCCTACGGGCCCTTCATCCTCATGGCGCTCGTCTACCTCAAAATCATCGGCGCGGTCATCTACCCCGTCCAAGCCTTTCTCAGCAGCATCATCACCGCCATCGTAGCGTTTATCGTTTAG
- the trpS gene encoding tryptophan--tRNA ligase: MSKGRIFSGMQPSGKFHLGNYLGALENWVKLQYDYDCVFSIVDWHALTSMYEDTSKIPEYIHEMALDWLSGGLDPERNIIFVQSHVKEHAELHLLLSMMTPLSWLERVPSYKDKLQQLGAMGKEINTYGFLGYPELMTADIILYKADTVPVGEDQIPHVELSREIVRRFNGMYGPVFPEPMHKLSQASVLPGIDGRKMSKSYGNEIPYAAPPEELKARVRMMITDPQRVKKTDAGDPAVCTVYTFHKLFNKEELEDIGGKCRTACIGCVDCKKLLAERMSASLADIHARRSALEANPGRVREILVHGAERARKIAAATMEEVRAAMRL; the protein is encoded by the coding sequence ATGAGCAAAGGACGTATCTTCAGCGGCATGCAGCCGTCCGGCAAATTCCACCTCGGCAACTACCTCGGGGCCTTGGAAAACTGGGTAAAGCTCCAGTACGACTACGACTGCGTCTTCAGCATCGTCGACTGGCACGCCCTCACCTCGATGTACGAGGACACCAGCAAAATCCCCGAATACATACACGAAATGGCCCTCGACTGGCTGAGCGGCGGCCTCGACCCCGAGCGCAACATCATCTTCGTCCAGTCCCATGTCAAAGAACACGCCGAACTCCACCTGCTGCTCTCCATGATGACTCCGCTCTCCTGGCTGGAGAGGGTGCCCAGCTACAAGGACAAGCTCCAGCAGCTCGGCGCGATGGGCAAAGAGATTAACACCTACGGCTTCCTCGGCTACCCGGAACTTATGACCGCCGACATAATCCTCTACAAAGCCGACACCGTGCCGGTCGGCGAAGACCAGATCCCCCACGTCGAACTCTCGCGGGAAATCGTTCGCCGCTTCAACGGTATGTACGGTCCCGTCTTTCCCGAGCCCATGCATAAACTCAGCCAAGCGTCCGTGCTGCCCGGCATCGACGGCCGTAAGATGAGCAAATCATATGGCAACGAAATACCCTATGCCGCACCCCCGGAAGAACTCAAAGCCAGGGTGAGGATGATGATCACCGATCCGCAGCGCGTCAAGAAAACCGACGCCGGCGACCCCGCCGTCTGTACCGTTTACACCTTCCACAAACTCTTCAACAAAGAAGAGCTCGAAGACATCGGCGGCAAATGCCGCACCGCCTGCATCGGCTGCGTCGACTGTAAAAAACTCCTCGCCGAGCGGATGTCCGCCAGCCTGGCCGATATCCATGCCCGGCGGTCCGCCCTTGAAGCCAACCCCGGACGGGTCAGGGAAATCCTCGTCCACGGCGCCGAACGGGCCCGCAAGATCGCCGCCGCCACCATGGAGGAAGTCCGCGCCGCCATGCGGCTGTAA
- a CDS encoding pseudouridine synthase yields the protein MPERLQKIISQAGIASRRHAEELITAGRVTVNGRVVAELGAKVEPGRDVVAVDGHPLAGEEKYYLLLNKPRGVVTTLSDPRGRKTVAELVAAVPARLYPVGRLDYNTEGLLLLTNDGQLTHALTHPSHEIGKTYVATVAGRPAEEKLDRLRMGITLEDGVTAPARVRLTGYDPEANAATLAIVIHEGRNRQIRRMCEAIGHPVSKLKRTEFAFLTLEGVHRGRYRHLEPEEVAELKKLAGLPAR from the coding sequence ATGCCCGAAAGACTACAGAAAATCATCAGCCAGGCGGGGATAGCCTCCCGCCGCCACGCCGAAGAACTCATCACCGCCGGGCGGGTCACAGTAAACGGCCGGGTGGTCGCCGAGCTTGGCGCCAAAGTGGAGCCAGGCAGGGATGTCGTCGCCGTCGACGGCCACCCCCTGGCCGGCGAGGAAAAATACTACCTCCTGCTCAACAAACCCCGGGGTGTCGTCACCACCCTCAGCGACCCGCGGGGCCGGAAGACAGTCGCCGAACTTGTCGCCGCCGTGCCCGCGCGGCTATACCCTGTGGGCAGGCTCGACTACAACACCGAAGGGCTGTTGCTGCTCACCAACGACGGCCAGCTCACCCATGCCCTGACACACCCCAGCCATGAGATCGGCAAGACATACGTGGCCACCGTAGCCGGCCGTCCGGCCGAAGAAAAGCTCGACCGGCTGCGGATGGGCATCACCCTCGAAGACGGCGTCACCGCTCCGGCGCGAGTGAGGCTCACCGGCTACGACCCTGAAGCCAATGCCGCCACCCTCGCCATCGTCATCCACGAGGGACGCAACCGCCAGATCAGGCGGATGTGCGAAGCCATTGGCCATCCGGTTAGCAAACTCAAACGCACCGAATTCGCCTTCCTCACCCTGGAGGGCGTCCACCGCGGCCGCTACCGCCACCTGGAGCCGGAAGAAGTCGCCGAACTCAAGAAACTGGCTGGTCTGCCCGCGCGGTAA
- a CDS encoding nucleoside recognition domain-containing protein — MINLIWLLLLAGGIIYAGLTGRIELITPSAITAAENAVTLAFKLTGVMCLWLGMMKIAERAGLVRLMSFIIGPFIRRIFPGVPPSHPAMGAIVMTVSANMLGLGNAATPLGIKAMQELQKLSRDRETATPAMCTLLALCTTGVTLVPATVIALRAAAGSADPAEIVGATLAVSFTAAAAALAVDRICRAAYSGRGR; from the coding sequence ATGATAAACCTCATCTGGCTGCTGCTCCTGGCCGGCGGGATAATTTACGCCGGGCTGACGGGCAGAATCGAACTGATCACCCCCAGCGCCATAACCGCCGCGGAGAACGCGGTGACCCTGGCATTTAAACTCACCGGCGTAATGTGTCTGTGGCTGGGGATGATGAAAATAGCCGAAAGGGCGGGGCTGGTGCGGCTTATGTCCTTCATCATCGGTCCCTTTATCCGCAGGATTTTCCCCGGCGTGCCGCCGAGCCACCCGGCCATGGGAGCGATCGTCATGACGGTGAGCGCCAACATGCTGGGGTTGGGCAACGCCGCCACGCCGCTGGGCATAAAGGCTATGCAGGAACTGCAGAAGCTCAGCCGCGACCGCGAGACCGCCACGCCGGCGATGTGCACATTGCTGGCGCTGTGCACCACCGGCGTCACCCTCGTCCCGGCCACCGTCATCGCCCTCAGGGCCGCCGCCGGCTCCGCCGATCCGGCGGAAATCGTCGGCGCCACGCTGGCGGTGAGCTTCACCGCCGCCGCGGCCGCTCTCGCCGTGGACCGGATCTGCCGGGCGGCGTATAGCGGCCGGGGGCGGTAG
- a CDS encoding D-alanyl-D-alanine carboxypeptidase family protein, with the protein MKKTAFATLILFILIMPRTAWGAPAEPTLTAKSAIVIEASTGKIIFAKGASDRRPPASTTKMMTLIVALEHGNLNDLVTTSPGAAATEGSSMWLAPGEQLKLGDLLYGMMLVSGNDATVAVAEHISGSIDKFARLMTEKARAIGALNTNFTNSSGLPGPQHYSTASDLARIAAYGYKNPLFSKIVGTRHAVVPWPGKDHDRDLYNENKLLWQYEGGNGVKTGFTEEAGRCLVSGAKRNGIQLVAVVLDGDRMWEDSIKMLDYGFSRLQPVKMFGQGDIMKTVRVVDGKSEQVRLIAASTLSVPVAQGDRDGFSTVIEAPDRVDAPVNAGQKLGTVKTFYRNTEIASVDLLAAEQAERKSFFSLIWGSLWSFFTFIVKNLA; encoded by the coding sequence ATGAAAAAAACGGCGTTTGCCACGCTGATTCTATTTATACTCATCATGCCCCGTACGGCTTGGGGCGCTCCGGCTGAACCAACCCTGACAGCCAAATCGGCCATTGTCATCGAAGCCTCCACCGGCAAGATCATCTTCGCCAAAGGGGCCTCCGACCGCCGGCCGCCCGCCAGCACGACGAAAATGATGACCCTCATCGTCGCCCTCGAACACGGCAACCTCAACGACCTCGTCACCACCAGCCCAGGCGCGGCGGCCACCGAAGGCTCGTCGATGTGGCTCGCCCCCGGCGAGCAGCTCAAACTGGGCGACCTGCTCTACGGCATGATGCTCGTTTCCGGCAACGACGCCACCGTCGCCGTCGCCGAACACATATCGGGCTCGATAGACAAATTCGCCCGCCTCATGACCGAAAAAGCCCGCGCCATCGGCGCTCTGAACACCAACTTCACCAACTCCAGCGGCCTGCCCGGGCCGCAGCATTACTCGACCGCCAGCGACCTCGCCCGCATCGCCGCCTATGGCTACAAAAACCCGCTCTTTTCCAAGATCGTCGGCACCAGACACGCCGTCGTTCCCTGGCCGGGCAAAGACCACGACCGCGATCTCTACAACGAAAACAAACTCCTCTGGCAGTATGAGGGCGGCAACGGCGTCAAAACCGGCTTCACCGAGGAGGCCGGCCGCTGCCTGGTATCGGGCGCGAAGCGCAACGGCATCCAGCTCGTGGCCGTCGTTCTCGACGGCGATCGGATGTGGGAAGACTCCATTAAAATGCTTGACTACGGTTTCAGCCGCCTGCAGCCGGTAAAAATGTTCGGCCAGGGCGACATCATGAAAACGGTGAGAGTGGTCGACGGCAAAAGTGAGCAAGTCAGGCTCATCGCCGCCAGCACCCTTTCCGTGCCCGTCGCTCAGGGCGACCGGGATGGTTTTTCGACAGTGATCGAAGCCCCCGATCGCGTCGACGCCCCGGTAAACGCCGGGCAGAAGCTCGGCACGGTCAAGACCTTTTACCGCAACACCGAAATAGCGTCCGTCGATCTGCTGGCCGCCGAGCAAGCCGAGCGCAAGTCGTTCTTCAGCCTTATATGGGGGTCGCTATGGAGTTTCTTCACCTTCATCGTGAAGAACCTGGCCTGA